The Corvus cornix cornix isolate S_Up_H32 chromosome 6, ASM73873v5, whole genome shotgun sequence genome includes the window CCATCCCGCTCCCCCATCCCGTCCCCCGTTCCCCATCCCGTTCCCCCATACCGTTCCCCATCCCGTTTCCCCATTCCCCCATCCCGTTCCCCCATCCCGTTTCCCGTTCCCCATCCCGTTCCCCGTTCCCCATCCCGTTTCCCCGTTCCCCCATCCTGTTCCCCGTTCCCCATCCCGTTCCCCCGCTCCCCCATCCTGTTCCCCCCGTTCCCCATCCCGTTCCCCCCGTTCCCCATCCCGTTCCCCATCCCGTTCCCCCGCTCCCCCATCCCGTTCCCCCGTTCCCCATCCCCTTCCCCCCCGCTCCCCATCCCGTTCCCCATCCTGTTCCCTGTTCCCCATCCCGTTCCCCATCCTGTTCTCCCGCTCCTCGCTCACCGCCCGGGCCCGTCCACGCCCGCCCGCCCCAACCGCTCCCGCTGATTCCAACTGCCCACGCGCAGCCCCGAGCCGCCTCCCCATTGGCCAGTCCTCGGCCCGCCCCGCCTTCCCATTGGCCGCTGGGCCCGTCAATCACGCGGGAAACCCCGCCGCCCGCAGGCGCTGTCCCACGGTGGCCGCTGGAATGCGGCCCGGGCGCATCCCCAAGGGAAAAGGAGGCACAAAATGAGGAATTGGGAAGTAAAAGGGGAAGGCTGCGCAGCGCCCGCGGCGCCCCGACCACGAGGAGCAGCCCCCACTCCTCTCCCCATCTTCGTTTCGCACCCCCGAGCCCTGCACGTTATCAGGGAGCAGCCCCAACCCTCTCCCATCATTAACTCGGAGATATTCCATGGTTTTTCCAAACTGCTGAATTTATTGTGCTGAAGAGCCGCTTCATTCAGCACACACCGGTCCATAGAGCTGCATAGAAAAGTGCTGAGGTAAAATTCCAGGCTTCCCCAGCCCATCTCCAGGTgtcacccccagccctcccaggggCTCCCAGTTCGCAGGGCAGAGCAGAACCAGcacccagccagcagcccctcGGTCCTGCGAGGTGTGTGGCACTTCCAGAAGTACACCATGCCTTGAAGCAAGCTGGCCAAACAACTCCACACCTAAACCCTTCAATCCCTGCAAGTCAAGGCAGACTCACAAATGCCCAAGAATTCGCACCTGCAATGGAAAAGTTAAAAGATCAACATCTGCCTGAAC containing:
- the LOC120410205 gene encoding glycine-rich cell wall structural protein 1.0-like → MGSGGEGDGERGNGMGERGNGMGNGMGNGGNGMGNGGNRMGERGNGMGNGEQDGGTGKRDGERGTGWGTGNGMGERDGGMGKRDGERYGGTGWGTGDGMGERDGGAGNGKRDGGNGIGGMGKRMGTGWGTYGGTGWGTGTGWGAGWGSGERDRERWNG